The following proteins are encoded in a genomic region of Saccharopolyspora antimicrobica:
- a CDS encoding non-ribosomal peptide synthetase → MTATVVPVEGRDEQDPAAAPLTESQLGLLVVHRSVPAAHLYNVVAEIGLDPGFDGVRIRSALADVLAVQPALRSALRESPRPHAHVAEPVPANRVPVSLAQASAAEFDAEKHALLTELANTAFDLGDPPLLRAAHLRAADGSRAVLLLAVHHTVFDGFSLRPLVDDLSKALTGTLDVAALQKKRERALRRELQAQVAAADTAEAEAAVEAIAELLRQTSPTVLHPRPNRPTSTDFSGDRVELRLTAEENRLIDQACGALGISAFTFFSAIYAAVLARHSGQDSVVFGAPLMARRTVGSFDLCGFFVNTLPLVVDVPWQVSFEAYLRDHVAPRVQEVKSNAAVPFTRIVRRVDPSRGGNRNPLFSCMLAMQDSTDVAPDSPVRELREHGTGTAKFDLWLGVTPTGDGWLLELEHDRTLLPPEIVDGIAGSLRSALRAVAADTDVRLSDLFTDASTVETERADGLGVQPAAPDLDGWLRKACAARPDAIAVDEHDRQVSYAELDASAGALAVRLQQCGVRAGDVVGLATGSLLDTIVAILAVLRLRAAYLPLDSSLPDERLAYMLDKAECRVAVADAPVPGVRVVAPGGAGPAELAEQPGTDADAVYVMFTSGSTGKPKGVLMHHAPLVNLTAWQVDALGMDSTTRFLQYAPGGFDVSFQEIVPTLVAGGTVVARDDVDRRDFPALVRHVRDKAVTHVYLPVAALAPFVQAVEAAGERLPSVRWLCVSGEQLVMTAQIRRFFAQRPGIDLVNLYGPTETHAVTTFSPTAADHWDAHVPIGRPITGVTAQVVDRTGHLAPRGVLGELLLGGRCPAHGYVNDPQRTDERFLPDPRRPAGRRYRTGDQVMWAADGQLVFLGRNDDQVKIRGFRVELGEIEAAAQELPGVRLAVAAVDGDAAARRLLLFLTTQPDSAPEPAEVRRELAARLPGYMVPAVVVAVERIPTTANGKVDRNALVAAAADLLAEDDRAAALAATLSADPVEAWLQWMWAGLLGDTLPPVDGSLLELGAHSLNALIALARIEEEFAVSLTILDFFADPTVAAMAAALRAEGVKR, encoded by the coding sequence ATGACCGCCACCGTGGTCCCGGTGGAGGGCCGGGACGAGCAGGATCCGGCCGCCGCGCCGCTGACCGAGTCGCAGTTGGGCCTGCTGGTCGTGCACCGCTCAGTGCCCGCTGCCCACCTCTACAACGTGGTCGCCGAGATCGGCCTGGACCCGGGCTTCGACGGCGTGCGGATCCGCTCCGCGCTCGCGGATGTGCTCGCGGTGCAGCCGGCGCTGCGCAGCGCACTGCGCGAAAGCCCGCGCCCGCACGCCCATGTGGCGGAACCGGTTCCGGCGAACCGGGTACCGGTGAGCCTCGCCCAGGCTTCCGCTGCGGAGTTCGACGCGGAGAAGCACGCCCTGCTGACCGAGCTGGCTAACACGGCCTTCGACCTGGGCGACCCGCCGCTGCTGCGCGCAGCGCACCTGCGCGCCGCCGACGGCAGCCGCGCCGTGCTGCTGCTGGCCGTGCACCACACCGTCTTCGACGGATTCTCCCTGCGCCCGTTGGTCGATGATCTCTCCAAGGCGCTCACCGGGACACTCGACGTCGCCGCGCTGCAGAAGAAGCGGGAACGTGCACTGCGCAGGGAACTCCAGGCGCAGGTCGCCGCCGCGGACACGGCTGAGGCTGAGGCCGCGGTCGAGGCCATCGCCGAGTTGCTGCGGCAGACCTCGCCGACGGTCCTGCACCCGAGGCCGAACCGGCCGACGAGCACCGACTTCAGCGGTGACCGGGTCGAACTGCGGCTCACCGCCGAGGAGAACCGGCTGATCGACCAGGCCTGCGGCGCGCTGGGCATCAGCGCCTTCACCTTCTTCTCGGCGATCTACGCCGCGGTGCTCGCGCGCCACAGCGGGCAGGACTCGGTCGTGTTCGGCGCACCGCTGATGGCGCGGCGCACGGTCGGCTCCTTCGACCTGTGCGGGTTCTTCGTCAACACGCTGCCGCTGGTCGTGGACGTGCCGTGGCAGGTGAGCTTCGAGGCCTACCTCCGCGATCACGTGGCCCCGCGAGTGCAGGAGGTCAAGTCCAACGCCGCGGTGCCGTTCACGCGCATCGTCCGGCGCGTCGATCCCAGTCGTGGTGGCAACCGAAACCCGCTGTTCTCCTGCATGCTCGCGATGCAGGACTCCACTGATGTCGCCCCGGATTCGCCGGTCAGGGAGCTGCGCGAGCACGGCACCGGGACCGCGAAGTTCGACCTGTGGCTGGGCGTCACGCCGACCGGTGACGGCTGGTTGCTGGAACTGGAGCACGACCGGACGCTGCTGCCGCCGGAGATCGTCGACGGCATCGCGGGTTCGCTGCGCAGTGCTCTGCGAGCCGTCGCAGCCGACACCGACGTGCGGTTGTCCGACCTGTTCACCGACGCGTCCACAGTGGAGACCGAGCGTGCCGACGGTTTGGGCGTGCAGCCCGCGGCGCCGGATCTGGACGGCTGGCTGCGCAAGGCGTGCGCGGCCCGACCCGACGCGATCGCGGTCGACGAGCACGACCGGCAGGTCAGCTACGCGGAACTGGACGCCTCCGCCGGGGCGTTGGCTGTGCGGTTGCAGCAGTGCGGTGTGCGCGCGGGCGACGTCGTGGGGCTCGCAACCGGTTCGCTGCTGGACACGATCGTCGCGATCCTCGCCGTGCTGCGGTTGCGCGCCGCCTACCTGCCGCTGGATTCCTCGCTGCCGGACGAGCGGCTGGCCTACATGCTCGACAAGGCCGAATGCCGGGTCGCGGTGGCCGACGCCCCGGTTCCGGGAGTGCGCGTGGTGGCGCCGGGAGGCGCCGGCCCGGCGGAGCTGGCGGAGCAGCCCGGTACCGATGCCGACGCGGTGTACGTCATGTTCACCTCCGGATCCACCGGCAAGCCCAAGGGCGTGCTGATGCACCACGCGCCGTTGGTCAACCTCACCGCCTGGCAGGTCGACGCGCTGGGCATGGACTCGACGACTCGGTTCCTGCAGTACGCGCCGGGTGGTTTCGACGTGTCCTTCCAGGAGATCGTGCCGACGCTGGTCGCCGGCGGCACCGTCGTCGCCCGCGACGACGTCGACCGCCGCGATTTCCCCGCCCTGGTGCGGCACGTGCGCGACAAGGCCGTCACCCACGTGTACCTGCCGGTCGCCGCGCTGGCGCCGTTCGTGCAGGCGGTCGAGGCGGCGGGGGAGCGGCTGCCGTCGGTGCGGTGGCTGTGCGTCTCCGGTGAGCAGCTGGTCATGACCGCTCAGATCAGGCGGTTCTTCGCGCAGCGACCGGGCATCGACCTGGTCAACCTCTACGGCCCGACCGAGACGCACGCGGTGACCACCTTCTCGCCGACCGCCGCCGACCACTGGGACGCGCACGTCCCGATCGGCCGCCCGATCACCGGCGTGACCGCGCAGGTCGTCGACCGGACCGGGCACCTGGCCCCGCGCGGCGTGCTCGGCGAGCTCCTGCTGGGCGGTCGCTGCCCGGCGCACGGCTACGTCAACGATCCGCAGCGCACCGACGAGCGCTTCCTGCCCGATCCGCGCAGGCCCGCGGGCCGCCGGTACCGCACCGGTGACCAGGTGATGTGGGCGGCGGACGGCCAGCTGGTGTTCCTCGGCCGCAACGACGACCAGGTCAAGATCCGGGGCTTCCGGGTCGAGCTCGGCGAGATCGAGGCCGCCGCGCAGGAGCTGCCGGGCGTGCGCCTCGCGGTGGCCGCGGTGGACGGTGACGCTGCGGCGCGCCGGCTGCTGCTCTTCCTGACCACGCAGCCGGATTCGGCTCCGGAGCCCGCCGAGGTGCGGCGGGAGCTCGCGGCGCGGCTGCCGGGCTACATGGTGCCCGCGGTGGTGGTCGCGGTGGAGCGGATCCCGACCACCGCGAACGGGAAGGTCGACCGGAACGCGCTGGTGGCCGCCGCGGCGGACCTGCTGGCCGAGGACGACCGCGCTGCCGCACTGGCCGCGACGCTGTCGGCCGATCCCGTCGAGGCCTGGTTGCAGTGGATGTGGGCCGGGCTGCTCGGTGACACGCTGCCACCGGTCGACGGGTCATTGCTGGAGCTCGGCGCTCATTCGCTCAACGCGCTGATCGCGCTGGCCCGGATCGAGGAGGAGTTCGCGGTGTCGTTGACGATCCTCGACTTCTTCGCCGATCCGACCGTCGCGGCCATGGCCGCAGCTCTGCGCGCGGAAGGGGTGAAGCGATGA
- a CDS encoding thioesterase domain-containing protein — protein MTSALASLLVPIKRGTGPLSVVLPPAGGGVGPCLGAAAHLARRGPVQGVRASGLMAGEEPDTEVAAMVERYWAALEPLGAPSVLFGWSLGGSLAWELALRYAELGRRPAVVMVDSPAVAEPVPDDQRDHLRDLIAGGTDDEAVRATTDAHITAASGYQARQCYPGPALLVACRRENPAHAAAWRDLAGHLRIAEVDCGHFEVLASPHLAAVLGHLDEFLNSLEEA, from the coding sequence ATGACCAGCGCGCTGGCGTCGCTGCTCGTGCCGATCAAGCGCGGCACCGGGCCGCTGTCGGTCGTGCTGCCGCCCGCGGGCGGCGGTGTCGGGCCCTGCCTCGGTGCGGCCGCGCACCTGGCCCGGCGCGGGCCGGTGCAGGGCGTCCGGGCCAGCGGCCTGATGGCCGGGGAAGAGCCGGACACCGAGGTGGCGGCGATGGTGGAGCGCTACTGGGCGGCGCTGGAGCCGCTGGGCGCGCCGAGCGTGCTGTTCGGCTGGTCGCTCGGCGGCTCGCTGGCCTGGGAGCTGGCGCTGCGCTACGCCGAACTCGGACGGCGCCCGGCCGTGGTGATGGTCGACAGCCCGGCCGTCGCCGAGCCGGTGCCGGATGACCAGCGCGACCACCTGCGGGACCTGATCGCCGGTGGCACGGACGACGAAGCTGTCCGCGCGACCACCGATGCGCACATCACCGCCGCGTCCGGATACCAGGCGCGGCAGTGCTATCCCGGGCCGGCCCTGCTCGTGGCGTGCCGCCGGGAGAACCCCGCCCACGCGGCGGCGTGGCGGGACCTGGCCGGTCACCTGCGCATCGCGGAGGTCGACTGCGGGCACTTCGAGGTGCTCGCGAGCCCGCACCTGGCGGCGGTGCTCGGCCATCTCGACGAGTTCCTGAACTCCCTGGAAGAAGCATGA
- a CDS encoding SDR family NAD(P)-dependent oxidoreductase has protein sequence MQPSHKKPHNARTTPNATTTEYRGEAGQPRLAIVTGGTRGIGAALSARLAKLGYRVIAVYRTSGGAAEGTGVLPVQCDISDPQAVAAFADQVLDEHGTPAVLVNNAGINIDRPFLELTGADWQRVIDTNLSGPFHLIKAFAPAMLAAGAGNIVNIGATTGIRPRSNGVNYAASKAGLLQLTKCLATELAPAIRVNCLIPGMTETDELITRFRLDDPEHRAAVLAEIPQRRIGSPDDIADALEFLVSAHSSYLTGQKLIVDGGQFMW, from the coding sequence ATGCAACCCAGCCACAAGAAACCGCACAACGCGAGAACAACGCCAAACGCAACCACCACTGAATATCGCGGAGAGGCGGGACAGCCCAGACTCGCGATCGTCACCGGTGGGACCCGGGGCATCGGCGCGGCGCTGAGCGCGCGGCTGGCCAAGCTCGGCTACCGGGTGATCGCGGTGTACCGCACCAGCGGCGGCGCGGCGGAGGGCACCGGAGTGCTGCCGGTCCAGTGCGACATCTCCGATCCGCAGGCCGTGGCAGCGTTCGCCGATCAGGTCCTCGACGAGCACGGCACGCCTGCGGTGCTGGTGAACAACGCCGGTATCAACATCGACCGGCCCTTCCTGGAGCTGACCGGCGCCGACTGGCAGCGGGTCATCGACACCAACCTGTCCGGACCGTTCCACCTGATCAAGGCGTTCGCCCCGGCGATGCTGGCGGCGGGCGCGGGAAACATCGTCAACATCGGCGCCACGACCGGGATCCGCCCGCGGTCCAACGGCGTGAACTACGCGGCGAGCAAGGCCGGGCTGCTGCAGCTCACCAAGTGCCTGGCCACCGAGCTCGCCCCCGCGATCCGGGTCAACTGCCTGATCCCGGGCATGACCGAAACCGACGAGCTCATCACCCGATTCCGGCTCGACGACCCGGAGCACCGGGCCGCCGTGCTGGCCGAGATCCCGCAACGACGCATCGGTTCCCCCGACGACATCGCCGACGCCCTGGAGTTCCTGGTCAGCGCGCACAGCAGCTACCTCACCGGGCAGAAGCTGATCGTCGACGGCGGCCAATTCATGTGGTAG